A genomic window from Candidatus Pelagisphaera phototrophica includes:
- a CDS encoding Gfo/Idh/MocA family protein: MNKKINRRNFIKTTATAAIGMPTLIPASALGKNGAVAPSNRIIVGGIGLGPRGRKVLAGFFAQKDCQFVAIADVQKERREIIKRLADREYGNTDCATYDDMSGVLGRDDIDSVIIATGDRWHTTASITAARAGKDIYCEKPCAMNIMECQQLDDTVRKHKRVFQAGTQRRSVPNFKLAVDLARSGKLGQVTSVHAGILELQQYLEPLPAEPEPDPSDVNWDKWLGPSPWMDFNAAYCRGRWRNHAGLYAAWRLPEWGSHTIDVCQWAADADGTTPIEYEPVSDGEIVAKYSNGVKLVMRLSGFEGEGVWQEGLGTCPVRFEGDEGWVEAGDAKAIVTSNPKMLKNKTYDQLNGTDPVLHARNFLDCVKTREDPICNSTAVRYGHMACFAAAISWKLGRKVTFDPKKERFIGDTEANRMRTYKRRKRYKI; this comes from the coding sequence GCAACCGAATTATAGTGGGGGGCATTGGTTTAGGCCCGCGCGGACGAAAGGTCCTTGCGGGATTCTTCGCTCAGAAGGACTGTCAATTCGTCGCCATTGCCGATGTTCAAAAAGAGCGTCGCGAAATCATCAAACGTTTAGCGGACCGCGAATACGGGAATACGGATTGTGCCACCTACGACGACATGTCCGGAGTCTTGGGGCGCGATGACATCGATTCGGTTATCATCGCTACCGGCGACCGCTGGCATACTACGGCCTCCATCACCGCCGCCCGCGCAGGCAAGGATATCTATTGCGAGAAGCCTTGCGCCATGAATATCATGGAATGCCAGCAACTGGATGACACGGTTCGGAAACATAAGCGCGTCTTCCAAGCGGGAACGCAACGGCGAAGCGTGCCCAATTTCAAGCTGGCAGTCGATCTTGCCCGCAGCGGCAAATTGGGGCAGGTGACGTCCGTTCATGCGGGTATTTTGGAGTTACAGCAATACTTGGAGCCTTTGCCGGCCGAACCAGAGCCGGACCCTTCGGATGTTAATTGGGACAAGTGGCTCGGCCCGTCGCCGTGGATGGACTTTAACGCTGCCTATTGCAGAGGTCGCTGGCGCAATCACGCGGGATTGTATGCGGCATGGAGATTGCCTGAGTGGGGGTCCCATACAATTGACGTCTGCCAGTGGGCGGCCGATGCCGATGGAACGACTCCTATTGAATACGAGCCGGTATCGGATGGTGAGATAGTCGCGAAGTATTCGAATGGCGTCAAACTGGTGATGCGCCTTTCCGGTTTTGAAGGGGAAGGCGTATGGCAGGAAGGACTCGGTACTTGCCCTGTTCGTTTCGAAGGTGATGAAGGCTGGGTAGAAGCAGGGGATGCGAAGGCAATCGTAACCAGTAATCCCAAGATGCTAAAAAACAAAACCTACGACCAGCTCAACGGCACGGATCCAGTGTTGCATGCTCGCAACTTCCTTGATTGCGTTAAGACTCGGGAGGACCCGATTTGCAACTCGACGGCGGTTCGCTACGGACACATGGCCTGCTTCGCGGCGGCCATTAGTTGGAAGTTGGGACGCAAGGTCACCTTCGATCCAAAGAAGGAACGCTTCATCGGAGATACGGAAGCCAATCGCATGCGCACCTACAAACGCCGCAAACGGTATAAGATATAG
- a CDS encoding DUF3604 domain-containing protein produces MNPFSDLSLLFGDMHNHCGISYAHGSLEDALSNAREQLDFVSITGHAHWPDMPEPSDDIQYIIDFHKEGFAKLKAGWPKMMETLRQFNDEGNFVVFPGFEVHFGTCGDRNMLYKDLEGEILYPKNLEELHNQLRALREQGRDAIAQPHHLGYLKGTRGIDWNSFSPEFAPFVEMLSMHGCSESSENIKPFLHSMGPSDWQSTIHYGLKQGHVFGFSGGTDHHSAHPGSYGHGMTGLWAESGNREDVWDALLKRRMFALTGDRMDLQFAVNGLPMGSEIAASKKRRIEFFLQAGGAIDCVDILRDGELVKRFSQYEMEPTGETNDDLVHTKIYLELGWGARHKTCNWEVELGLTDGEIKSVEPRFRGREVVSPVEAKDTGSYYISKVLETGDQSVRFETVTSGNPNNSTNLSQGVCLEVSMPRDATVWANLNGKRVEWPLTALMEGARSGVMKDIDSPAWRFNRAPSPNQWKWSGEWEDSEGEGSSYYMRVRQRNDQWAWCSPVFLNR; encoded by the coding sequence ATGAATCCCTTTTCCGATTTAAGTCTTCTCTTTGGAGACATGCACAACCATTGCGGCATCTCTTATGCCCATGGATCTTTGGAAGATGCTTTAAGCAACGCTCGTGAGCAGCTCGATTTTGTGAGCATTACCGGCCATGCACATTGGCCTGATATGCCGGAGCCGAGCGATGACATTCAGTACATTATTGATTTCCATAAGGAGGGTTTCGCCAAGCTAAAGGCCGGTTGGCCAAAGATGATGGAAACATTGAGGCAGTTTAACGATGAGGGAAACTTCGTTGTCTTTCCAGGCTTTGAAGTTCACTTCGGCACCTGTGGCGATCGCAATATGCTTTACAAAGATTTGGAGGGAGAGATATTGTATCCAAAAAATTTGGAAGAATTGCACAATCAACTGCGTGCGTTGCGAGAGCAGGGTAGGGATGCCATTGCTCAGCCGCACCACCTTGGCTATCTCAAAGGCACGCGTGGCATCGATTGGAACAGCTTCAGTCCCGAGTTTGCTCCCTTTGTTGAAATGCTTTCGATGCACGGCTGCTCTGAATCGTCGGAGAATATTAAGCCGTTCTTGCATTCCATGGGGCCAAGCGATTGGCAGAGTACAATTCATTATGGTTTGAAGCAAGGGCATGTATTTGGATTTTCAGGCGGTACGGATCATCATAGCGCCCATCCTGGCAGCTACGGGCATGGAATGACTGGGCTTTGGGCGGAGTCGGGCAATCGCGAAGATGTCTGGGACGCATTGTTGAAGCGTCGTATGTTCGCTTTGACCGGCGACCGAATGGATTTGCAGTTCGCGGTGAACGGCCTGCCTATGGGATCAGAGATTGCGGCGTCTAAAAAGAGACGTATCGAATTTTTCCTACAAGCCGGCGGGGCTATCGACTGCGTAGACATCTTGCGCGATGGCGAATTGGTGAAGCGTTTTTCACAGTATGAAATGGAACCCACTGGCGAAACCAATGACGATCTTGTTCATACGAAGATCTACTTGGAGCTGGGGTGGGGTGCCCGTCACAAAACCTGTAATTGGGAGGTTGAGTTGGGATTGACGGATGGCGAAATCAAATCGGTGGAGCCGCGCTTCCGCGGACGTGAAGTGGTATCGCCCGTGGAAGCGAAGGACACGGGTAGCTACTACATCAGTAAGGTGCTGGAGACAGGAGATCAGTCCGTTCGATTTGAAACCGTCACGAGCGGCAATCCGAATAATTCAACCAATCTGTCACAAGGGGTGTGTTTAGAAGTGAGTATGCCGCGAGACGCAACCGTTTGGGCAAACCTCAATGGCAAGCGGGTTGAGTGGCCGTTGACCGCATTGATGGAGGGAGCTCGCTCGGGAGTAATGAAGGACATCGACTCCCCTGCTTGGCGTTTCAATCGCGCGCCCTCGCCGAATCAGTGGAAATGGTCCGGGGAATGGGAGGACAGTGAAGGGGAAGGCAGCTCCTACTATATGCGTGTGCGACAGCGCAACGATCAGTGGGCGTGGTGCTCACCGGTATTTTTAAACCGCTAG
- a CDS encoding sulfatase-like hydrolase/transferase, producing MKPLLPSSVFRQASILILAGILFTESAISQDRPHVASASKPNILFIFVDDQSPLTMNAYGNEVCQTPNLDRLAREGMVLDSAHHMGSWVGAVCLPSRTMVQTSINVWRTQEIAKRYPRMNPKTYVHQPRTLLAELTPNDPDYESMPALFFRAGYDTYRTCKIGNTYEGANRLYLGRNDQTNYGPEDETGSWWHGEQVMNYLKEREKGTKEDPFLLFFGFTHPHDPRHGKPDLLDKYGADNTDIPTSPNPQAPPLQENYLPAHPFHHGHPGLRDEVAVQGVLLKRDEATIRNELGREYACIENIDRQVGRVLDKLEAMGELENTYIFYSADHGIAVGRHGLMGKQNLYEHTWRVPMIIRGPGIKAGSRAQGNTYLMDLLPTFCDLASIEKPSTFDGISFKPVLMGKRNTVRDVLYGVYNGGSKPGMRSVKKGDWKLIKYDVLDGYIQETQLFNLKDNPNEFLIQHHDRAVVAMTGFKPKRHQVNLAENPAYATKREEMEALLLSEMIKWGDPYRLWDQPQGAQNR from the coding sequence ATGAAACCTCTATTACCCTCTTCCGTTTTCCGCCAAGCCAGCATTCTAATTCTCGCCGGCATTCTCTTTACAGAATCCGCAATCTCACAAGACCGTCCCCATGTGGCGAGCGCGTCGAAACCAAACATTCTTTTCATTTTTGTCGACGACCAATCGCCACTTACGATGAACGCCTATGGGAATGAAGTTTGCCAGACCCCCAATCTAGATCGCCTCGCCCGTGAAGGAATGGTTCTAGATAGCGCCCATCATATGGGTTCCTGGGTAGGTGCCGTATGCCTGCCTTCCCGCACCATGGTACAGACGTCAATCAATGTGTGGCGGACGCAAGAAATCGCCAAGCGCTACCCACGCATGAATCCGAAAACCTACGTGCACCAGCCAAGGACATTGCTCGCGGAGCTCACTCCCAACGATCCGGACTACGAAAGTATGCCTGCTCTCTTCTTTCGGGCCGGCTACGACACCTATCGCACCTGCAAAATTGGCAATACCTACGAGGGGGCCAATCGATTGTACTTGGGACGCAACGACCAAACCAACTACGGCCCCGAAGACGAGACTGGAAGTTGGTGGCACGGGGAGCAAGTCATGAACTACCTGAAGGAGAGAGAGAAGGGGACAAAGGAAGACCCCTTCCTCCTATTCTTTGGCTTCACTCATCCGCACGACCCTAGACATGGGAAGCCTGACCTGCTCGATAAATACGGGGCTGATAATACAGACATTCCGACTTCTCCCAATCCCCAAGCCCCCCCGCTCCAGGAGAACTACCTTCCCGCTCACCCTTTCCATCATGGTCATCCAGGACTTCGCGACGAGGTCGCCGTCCAGGGAGTTTTGCTCAAGAGAGATGAAGCAACCATTAGAAACGAGCTGGGCCGAGAATACGCCTGTATCGAGAATATCGATCGGCAGGTAGGCAGAGTGCTCGACAAACTCGAGGCAATGGGCGAGTTGGAAAACACCTACATCTTTTACTCTGCTGATCACGGCATCGCGGTGGGTCGGCACGGATTGATGGGAAAACAGAATCTCTACGAGCACACCTGGCGGGTACCTATGATCATTCGAGGACCAGGAATCAAAGCGGGCAGCCGCGCTCAAGGGAACACCTACCTCATGGACCTGCTACCCACTTTCTGTGATCTGGCGAGTATTGAAAAGCCAAGTACATTCGATGGTATTAGTTTTAAGCCCGTTCTCATGGGGAAAAGAAACACGGTTCGCGATGTTCTCTACGGAGTCTACAACGGAGGCTCTAAACCGGGAATGCGATCAGTCAAAAAGGGAGACTGGAAACTGATCAAGTACGATGTGCTTGATGGGTACATCCAGGAAACCCAGCTATTCAATTTGAAGGACAATCCCAACGAATTTCTAATTCAGCACCACGATCGTGCCGTGGTGGCTATGACCGGATTCAAACCGAAGCGTCACCAAGTAAATCTCGCCGAAAACCCAGCCTACGCCACCAAACGAGAAGAAATGGAAGCCCTTCTGCTCAGCGAAATGATAAAATGGGGAGACCCCTACCGTCTCTGGGACCAACCTCAGGGAGCCCAAAACAGGTAA